TTTGGAGACTAGTTGCAAGACGCGAAAGTCATCGTTACAATTCCAAGCAACGCCCTGATTATGAAAGTTGGGAGGCGTTGACCATGGGCCATGACACTAAATGGCGAAGGATCAATGCGGTTCCTAATGAGAACAACCAAATAAAAATTCAACAGGCGCTCCCTCCAGCTAATAGTAGTATGCGAAATGTGTATGCAGATGGTACCATTTATTGGAGTAACAAAGAAGATTATTGGGATGTATTCAGTGACTCTAATCCCGATGATCCCGACGTTATAGTTGCATTTGATGTTGGAAGTGAAAAATATAGAGTTATCCCAATTCCTAATTTTATCCTCAATGAGCCTCGTGATGAAACCTTTAGGAAGCCTATTGGTATGCTAGCATTGGGTAGACATGTAGCTCTAGTATACCGTATTGAACCCTACGTTGTTAAGTTATGGATGTTAGATGATGGAGCCGCCAAAAAACTGGAAAATTGTCGAGGAAACAGAAGTAACTGGATTGCTGAGACTATAACTCTACCATTTTGTTGTGATGACGGGTTTGGCTGTTTTGGAATTGCTGGAAGTACAGACAAGATAATATTTGAAAGCCCGGGATTCGAAGATTCTGTAAGTGTCGTCGATTTGTATTCTTATGATCGCAGGAATATGACTTGCATGAAGATTGAGATGGATGGAGTTGCCTCGTTTACCGAACATTCCGAGAGGTCCATACTTACAACATTTACGGAAAGCCTTTTTCCTGTTCTGCACAAAAGTTAGCTGACATCTTCTGCAGAGTTTCTTTACATACTGCATGCCATGTGGGTGCCTAACTTTGTGATCTTATTAGTTAGCACTCTTCCATTTTCAGGATCCATTTTTAGGAAATAGCCAATCAGTCAGTTGAGTATTATGAAATAGAAGTTGAAGTTAAAACTATGGGCAGTCTTTTGGTTAATgtacttttttatttatttggttaTTGTGGATTTCTTAGACCTGTAGTATTCATGGATGTACGACAGTTGGTTGTTAATAATAAAATCACTTCCATGTTTGATTGGTATAGAATTCTTGTGTCTGCCTTCACTGCTATATTCTTATTTGTATTTGTAACTGAGAATTTGAGATGTTGTGCCTGGTGTAGGTAGTAGCAAATCTCTTGTTGCTAGCTGTTAGCATTCTATGTTGTCTGAGAGGCGCAGGCTTCGGCGAGTGTGCAGTGTGTATGGTCTAAGATGGGCAGGCTACGGAAGGGGTGCAGTCTGTATTCGTTTTTGTTTGGGCTCGAACAGTTGGCAAACTGCCTTGGGCATTAGTGTTTGCGCTTCAGGCTGTTTCATTGGCTTAGGCATTGATGGTTGCAGGGATTGAGATTGATAATTGTTGATGATAATGTTCAGTTTAGGCCTTGGTACGAGACTGAACTCTCAGGGTCGGATTCAGTAACATTACCCTCCTCGACACTAGAGTGACCGGAACGTAGTGTCATTTATAACAATTTGGTTTATAAAATATGCAACCGTATGATCACATATGGTAGTTGTGAGAGAACCTGTCTAACTTTCATTTGTAGCATGCTTTGTCAATCCGTTTGCCGTTTGGTTGCCTTTTCTGTAATTGTGTTCTATTATAGTACTTGGTGTTTGTCATTCATTGTTTGATTTCCCTTATCAAATCAGCAATATGCCAAGCCAGCTCATTATCCCCTTAGAAAGCGCACCAAATTTTCCAGAGTCCGTCTCAAAGAGCTCTTGGGTCCAACGttcatttattgttgtttttaccaCCATTAACGTCCCAAGTTTCAGCCAGCAATGCAATGGTTATCCCCAGATGTTTTGCTAATGCTGCTAGAGCCGTTGGCGTGGCGTGGAGTCCTCGCATATGATACTGTTTGCGATTAAGCTTGTTTGGATCATATAAATATAGAATGGGCTTAATAAGATCTTCAGTCCATTAGCCAAAAATATTTGATTGGAACATGGGTTCAATCCTAAATCCATTAAGGATTAAAAACCTAATTGTCCGCCCGCCTTTACTAAAGAACGATTTCTTGGGCACTAAAAAATGGAGGGGGACTACTCTTTATTTTTTGGGTGGATATTTGGAGTAATttggggtcaccccttatccatatatttattTTAGTACCAAAATTATCCTTTCTAATTGAGTTAgtataatgattagtgagattaaatttataagttgatttttttcaaaagaagaattattgagtgggagaagatgaagatgagggttttgggagaaaaaaagttagatcttttttctttaagagccacaacaagagtatgatgttttaggtactcacggatacttcaaatttagttaatagtGCTTGAATCGGCCAAaccattcctaaaaatgaacaatttaaaAATTGATTTTGGTTTGGTTTAAAAAGTTCGGCTACGACATTTAAAGAACATGTATAGCCGAACTCATCTGCGAGTGTAGTTCGGCTAGGAAAAGAAATTGTGAcgaaaccgaactcaatatataggtttttcagagaaaagttccgTTAGGAGAAAACAACTGCGgcataaccgaactttttttggACGTAACCAAACTTTTTACGACGTAACTCAACTTTTTACGACGTAACCGAACAAAAAGTTCGGCTCGGGCTTTTTTTTTTGCAACGTAACAGAACTTTTCTATGAAAAAAACAAAatcctccattaaagtt
This is a stretch of genomic DNA from Papaver somniferum cultivar HN1 chromosome 1, ASM357369v1, whole genome shotgun sequence. It encodes these proteins:
- the LOC113312171 gene encoding putative F-box protein At5g62660 is translated as MEVLTSYDASPHLYYGGGSRTQVSHLPNDIVIDILSRLPVKPLMQFKSVCKKWLSLIKHDTQLIDLHCIRSKSRPKLLYINPLPEKGVLHTCLDVSFSASKTLQQSISCAEIVEGSGGEEDAIINKVRITDDQWFLYNQILEPVNGLVPFIDLKTYAIKVYNASTREETPWVKSTLVAEENAKLANKDSTMKIKSLCSPIYRFGFDPEKKEHKVFCFWRLVARRESHRYNSKQRPDYESWEALTMGHDTKWRRINAVPNENNQIKIQQALPPANSSMRNVYADGTIYWSNKEDYWDVFSDSNPDDPDVIVAFDVGSEKYRVIPIPNFILNEPRDETFRKPIGMLALGRHVALVYRIEPYVVKLWMLDDGAAKKLENCRGNRSNWIAETITLPFCCDDGFGCFGIAGSTDKIIFESPGFEDSVSVVDLYSYDRRNMTCMKIEMDGVASFTEHSERSILTTFTESLFPVLHKS